The region GATCTTAACTGTGGCGGTGACTTCTGGGTGTAGCTTCAGGTCAACGTTATAGGTGCCTAGCTTGCGAATCTCAGGGATGTCTAGCTCACGTCGGTCGAGTTCGATGCCGCTGGTGTTTTGAACAAGATCAGCGATATCGATGGCTGTGACACGGCCAAAGAGCATGTCTTCTTCGCCCGCTTTCTCTTTAATGCTGAAGACGCCAATGGTCTCTAGGGCTGTTTTTTGCTTCTCGGCACCGGCTTTAAGGGCGGCAATGCGCTTCACTTCTTCGGCTTTGCGGAATTCGATTTGCTTGAGGACACCCTTGGTGACACGAACCCCCATCCCCTGAGGAATCAGGTAGTTGCGGGCATAACCGGGGGCTACCTCGACCAGTTGACCGGATGTGCCAAGTTTTTTGACATCTTGATTGAGGAGGAGCTGTATTCGTTTTGCCATGGCTGTAGGGGTGGGAATTATTTTGCAGTAACGATCCATATTACCCAAGAGTCTTTACCCTTTGCAATAATTGTGACGGATTTAGTTGTTAGTTAAAAGATTCGCTGTAGCTTTAGAACAAAGCCGTGCAGGATATTCTCTCCGTCAAGCTGATGTGGCGAAGACAGCACTTCTTTCTGTTGCCCCTGTCTAAAAATCTCTACTTGTCGATCTTGAGGGTTGAGGAGCCAGCCGAGGCGGGTGCCGTTATCGATATATTCCTGCATTTTGTCTTGCAGGGGGCGGAGTGTGTCGCTAGGTGATCTCAGTTCAATAACAAAGTCTGGGCATAGGGGCGGGAAGGTTCTGCGTTCTTCAAGTGTCAGGACATTCCACTTTGCCAGTGGAATCCAGGCGGCATCAGGTGAACGAAAGGCTCCATTGGGCAAACGAAACATAGTGCTGGAATCGAAGGACTCCCCGGTGCCGTCTTGGTCAGTCCAGTTGCCGAGCTGCTGAGTTAGTCTGCGATTGCGATGTCCGCTTTCTCCGCCTGTGGGTGGCATAACAACTAATTCACCACTGGCAGTGCGTTCAAGTTTGGCGTCTGGATTGGCATGACAAAGCTTGAGGAATTGTTGGTCAGTCAGTTGGACAAGTGGTTCTAGGGTCAGTGTGACTGTGTTCATTATGCTGCACCTCTAATGTCGAAATTGGGGCATTAGAACATTTTCTCTAGTCTAGTCGCTATGGTCTCTGATATTTGTTGCCTGGACTTTGATGAGATCGCAACCCTGCACAATACTGTTTATTCTCATCACAAATTTTGCTGGCAAAACAAGATGCTAAAGATAGCGCCGCTGAAATTGTGGGTCGATGCGATCGCATTTCTTACGGTTGCAGCGCTGACAAAGCGTATGCAGATTGCTGATATCGTTGGGGCCACCCTTCGCCAACGGAATGATGTGATCCACTTCTAAGGGAACGTGTGATTGGCTGCAGCTCTGACATTGGTGACCATCTCTAGCCAGGACATAACTTCTGACACCTACAGGGATAGGAATGCGAGGTGTTTTATCCATGTCTACCCGTGACCATTTACTTGAGTCGTTTCTTGCCTCAGTGCATCTAAAGGAGATTCTGTGCTTGATGCTTGTTCCGCAGCTGGTTCGTCAGTTGCCTCTTCTGGTGAATCTGGACAAAACTCGATGACAACCCGAAATTTGCCAGTTTGCCAACCTTCACCATTTGGTCTTAATACATGACAGCTAAATCCTTCGCTGAATACTAGCTTCTCTTGATTACTTCTGGCCCATCCATCTTTCAAGTCAATCAATAGTTCCTTCGCTTTAAAGGTGTAAGGTAGACTCTTTGTTTCTCCGATGGGCGAAATTACATCACAGCTAGAAAGAATGACAGAATTTTTTTGCATGGTATACCTCGAAGGAAAATTACTGGTTCTGATAGCTGCTAGGTTCTCTAAGAGCGTCTAGTCCTGATTCATTCATTTCTGGCTCGTCTGGATAAAACTCAAGCGTAACTTTGAATCTCACCTTGCCTTTCTGCCAGCCCTGAGAACTCGGTTCAAGAATTTCGCAGTCTAAACCATCGGTAAACCATGCTTCACGATAATTTTCTGGTTTGTCAATCGGGAACTTGCCACGGCCCTCATCCCAGATCATTTTGCCTAGTTGATTCAATCCGTGGTCTTGGAAAGCCGTTAACGCATATTGCATTAGCTCTTTTTGCTTGAACATATTAGAGCTAATCGAAACGGCTGTACCCTCGTCATTAAAGGGTTTAAATTTTGGATTGGAGTAGTTCATCGTTAATATTTTCAGTATGAGCAGTGGTTGATTCGATTTTGGGGGCCAAGATGCGGCTGCCAAGAGCAGCTGAAATTACCAAGATCTTCTTATCTCAGGGCATCTAGCTCTGATTCATTCATTTCTGGCTTGTCTGGACAAAAGTCAAGAATGACTCTGAATCTCACCTTCCCTTTTGCTAGCCCTGAGAGTTAGCGCTTAGAAGCTCGCACTCAAGACCTTTCTCAAACCAAGTCTTACCTGCATTAGCGGGAAATTTTCCCTGCCCTCTTTCTTCAACAATTTGCCCTAATCTTTCCAGCCCTTTAGTTCTAAAAGCTTCTAGGGTAAATTCCTTGAGTTCTGTCGGTTTCAACAGATTTGATTGCATCGAGATAACGGTTGTATCGCTATCGTTTAGGGATTCAAATTGAATGTCTGAGTTGTTCATTGCCGATGTTGTTGAAGTGAGCTGTGGTGGAATCTAGTGCTATCTTGAGTTCTGCCAGCCGTTTTGTCCCGTAGTCACCAACTCTGAAATGACAGCCGGTGAGGCTTCTACGCCATTGAGTGATAGTTCCGGCTCGATGTCACCTAAAGAAGCAGTCATTGCAGGAACTAACGCTAAATCTGACTCCTGAATTTCGGGCAGCTTTTGGCTTTGTTCTCCGAGCGGCATGATTCCCAGAGACTGTTTAACGCTGGTGATGGACTGGTTGTAGACCTCAATCTTTTGACGGACCGCCTCTTGCCTCCGCTGATTTTCTTTGAGTGTTTCTTCAGCTTCTGCCGCCAACGTTTTTGCCAAATAAAGACGGGCCTTTTGTTGCTGCTGCAGAATACTATCGGCCAGTTCCTGAGCAACTGGTAACAGATGATTGATCAAGGTCGTATTCACCGTTGGCCGAAAAGCGGTCATCACTGTTTTTTGTACCTTTTGCTCAAAATCTAGCTTCAGTAGTTGTCGAATGGCAGGCTCAGCATCTACCATGCTTTGGTAGTCATAGCCACCGCAGGCTTGCTGCAGGGTTTGCCGAAGCTGCCAAACTGAAACGGTACCCTCAGCATAGAAATCGGGCTGTTCACGGACATAGCGATCGCACTCCACCTTCGCTTCATTGCGAATGGCATGGCAGGCTTGTTCCTGCAGTTTTGTGAGTTGTTGCTCAATGCCGCTATCGCTGCCTAGCACTCTTAGCAGTTCACTGTAATAGTCCTGCTGCTGAATCTTTTCCTTCAGATGCTGGAAAAAACAGACGACCAGCTCTTGCGATGCATCAACTAAAGTTTCTTCTAGACCATCCGCTAGATAATAAAAGGCTTCTGCCAAGATGCCCAGCAACGGCACCACAGCATGGCGCTTGTGGGTCGCTTGGGCCTGTTCATGAACACTGGCAACCAAAAAGCTGCTTAGTAACTCATCTAGCTGCTTCACCATGCGGCTTTGAAGCTTGATGAAGCTGCCTTCAAAAGCCTGATTATTTTTGCTGGCTGCGATCTGGGTGAGTTCTTGCTCAAGATGCGTTTGCAGAGCATCGCCAATCTTTTTAAGGATTGGATTAATTTGACGGAGTTCTTTTTCTTGAATCGCTTCCACATTACGGGGCTGGCTATCGAAGTGCTGCCAAGTCTCGATATAGGTTTGGCGCAAACCTTGGCAAAGCGGTGAAAGATCATCAACCAGCGCTGCAAACAGTTGAGGTCGCTTCTCTTCCGTTAGATAGCGGGTGATCGCGCTGCGGAAGTTTTCGACGCCGCTGTCTTTAACCAATTGCTCAATCAGCGGGGTGCCGTTCTCTGTGAGAATCCGTACGTAATTTTCATTCGGGCGCTCGTAGCCTCTCGCTTCTGGCCGGAAGGGACTGCCGATCAGCTTGCCAGAAGTGGCACAGTAGTTATTGAATTCAGTGACGAACAGGGGCGCTTCCTCTTGAGCGCTACTTCCTTTAATCTCTTCTGCAAATAGCGTGTCGAGGCCAAAGCGATTGCTCCGATCTGTCTTTCTAATCTGGCTACCGTAAAATCCTAAGAGACCACTGGTTTGATAAACGCGATCGCTATTCTGGAACTGTTTGTGCAGAATCGATTCTAGGCGCTGGCGCAGTTGAGGGTTGTACCAAGTCTTATCGATGCGGTTGAAGGTGTAGAAAACGCGATTGCGAATCCCAGGATTAGAGCGAACCGTTTCCAGTAGCTCTGTCTCTTCTGTGGTGAGTTCCCCTGTTTCAGCAGGCTTCAAGACACAGACTACAGCAGACGTATCTGGATCTCTGATCCTGTCATAGGTCAGTTCAGCATCTTTTTTGACCGGAGCATCAATTCCAGGCGTGTCAATCAGAACGTTGCCGTCTTTCAGTAATTCGTCATGGCAGTAGTACTCAATTCGCTTAAGAACTGCACTGTTAGCTCCTCTACGGGCATAGCCAGCTGCCTCCTGAAGCGTTGAGAAACTGAAATGTTCCATCGGATAGGTCGCATTCGCTTCTGGCTGGATATAGTTTTCGTTATGCATATATCCCTCAATTAAGAGGTCTAAAGCAGAAGCGCGTTTCGCTCTGTCTGAACGACTTTCTCCGCCTTCTTCTTGAATGACTTGTTGGCAGGTTGCTTGTACGCTTTTGAGATCTCCTACAACGGTGCCATCGATCATAAAGCCTAGACTCTGAATGAGGAGTCGAGCCTGTTCAAAGATTTCAACGTGACTCAGAAAAGTAAGGATTACTCGCTCTTGTCCCTGCTCAGCGTAGGCAATCTGGCATTCTGTCCCCGTTGCGTGCCCTTCCGCGCTGTAGAGCAACTTGCGCTCTAGCAAAGCGTTGATTAGCATTGACTTCCCAGCACTAAAAGCGCCTGCAAACACAATCTCAAAGGTGGGCGACACAGCTTTGCGGAGTGAGCTTTGAATTGCGGAAACATCCTGTGAGTGTAAATCTGGCTCTTGATAGGCTAGCTCTAAAAGCTGATGGACTTGATCTTGGAGGTTCAGATTCGTATCAACAGATTGAGTCATAGGAATAGAGGCAAGAACGCGAGGAGGTCTAAGTTGCCTTTAGGGTGCCCCTACACTTCTGATAATCAGACAGTAATCTGTGCTGTATCCATTAGTCGTTATACTTGTCATACAAGTAGTGCAAGGGGTGCTCTATGCTTACGGTCAGACTCAATGAAGAAACTGAACGACAGCTTGCTGAGCTGTTAGCTCATGAGACGAATGCTAATCGCAGCGACCTGATTAAACGGCTCATTCGTGAGCGCTGGCTGAGCTTGCAACTGGGTAAGACAATCGTGGAGCGGCGAGGTGGACATCCTCAGCATCTCTTAACGGATGCGTCGCCAGATCGCTCTGAACGCTCCAATCGAAAGCAAGCGATCGCAAACTATTTACAAAATCGCCATTCGTGACCTATCACCCGGTCATCTTGATCGACAGCGGTATTTTGTTCGCGTACTATAGCGCCAGCGATCATCATCATGTGTCTGTGTGTACCTTTTTTGAGCAATGCACTAGCCGGTTACTGACAACGCCAAGCTACATCACTGAAGTGATGTGGCTGCTGAGTGCCCAGTGGCAAACCCAGAATGAATTCTTGCTCGATGTTGCGAAGGAAATTTATGAGTGTGCAACGCTACTCCCCCAGGACTTCTGTCGGATTGCGGAGCTGAATGCTCAGTATGCAGATCTACCGGGTGACTTTGCAGATTTAACTCTCGTTGCACTTTCTGAGCGCCTAGATATCTCTGCCATTGCAACGCTAGATAGCGATTTTAATCTGTACCGACGGTATCGAAAGCAGCCCTTCGATCGCGTATTTTTGCCAGAGTACTCATAGATGCATCTGGAACCCACGCATTCATTTCACACTCACTACGACAATTCCAGTCACCACAACGAACCTGCTATGAAGCGGTTTGATCGATTACGGAGCGATAGAGAGGGGCAAGTACAGCCTTTGTTTGAGATTATTACCCTACAAAGTTTAGAACATCCATCTCAACACACTTTGGGAATACTGGAGTCAACACTGATTCTGCGAAGGCATGGCAATACTGCTACTGGTAGGAATTTGGATGATTGTCCTTGCAACCGTCGGGCTGCGAGAGCTGATGCTCTCGATTCAGTCAGGCGTTTTGAAAGGTAAGCATAACTTCAGAACCTATCGAGCGACAGCGCCCGGCAGCTTCTGGTATGGCATTTGCATCCTGGGGGTGGTGATTTTTGTGATGTATTATTTTGGTCTCTGCTTCTTACGCTCGGCACTGATGCCTTAGCACAATGTCACTCTCCACACTTTGCCCCTTTATTTAATGGCTGAAATAGGTTTTAGTGGAGGCGATCGCAACTCTCAAAACCCCTATGGTCGCCCAAACATCCAAAAACACCGGCTTTGACCAGCTCCACGAACAGGTTCAGCGCTGGATTTATGCCCAAGGCTGGCCGGGACTTCGACCGATCCAAGACGCCGCCGTCTCCCCGATTCTATCTCGCAAATCTGATGTAATCATCACCGCCGCTACCGCAGGGGGTAAAACTGAAGCCGCTTTTCTACCCGTCTTTTCTCAACTCGTCACCCATCCCGGTAAAAGTATCCAGGTCATTGGCCTAAGTCCCCTCAAGGCCCTCATCAACGACCAGCATCGACGGCTGGCAGAAATCGGAGAAGGCTTAAGGATTCCAGTCAACGCTTGGCATGGTGACATCGCCTCTGGGAAAAAGAAGCGCGTCCTAGAAAACCCTGCTGGAGTGGTTCTGATTACCCCTGAATCGTTAGAAGCTCTATTTGTACTCAGAGGCACGCAGCTTGCCGAGCTATTTAAAGATCTGCAGTACATCGTCATTGATGAAATGCATTCCTTCATTGGCTCTGAGCGAGGCCGACAGATGCAGTCCTTGATGCATCGGGTGGAGCTTGTTGTGGGTAAGCGGGTCATGCGCGTGGGCCTGAGTGCAACGCTGGGCGATATGTCCCTGGCTGCTGAGTTCTTACGGCCCGGTCATGGTGATGGCGTACAGCTCATTCAGTCAGGCGGCAAAGATCAGGACATCAAGCTACAGATCCGAGGGTATGTAAAGCCTGCGTTTGAAGATGACGACGATGTAGATGAAGTACCCAAGGATGAAATGGATCTGCAGCCTTCTGCGGATGCGATCGCAATTGCGGGTGATTTGTTCAAAGCTTTGCGGGGCGATAAAAACCTGATCTTCATCAACAGCCGTCGTCAGGTGGAGCGGTATGCCGATCTGCTGCGATATATGTCCATTGAGCGGCGGGTGCCCAATGAGTTTTTGCCCCACCACGGCAGTCTTGCTAAGGAGCTACGCCAAGAAGCGGAAGATGCCCTCAAAGCAGAAGATCGACCGTCCAATGTCATTTGTACAATGACGCTGGAAATGGGCATTGATGTGGGTTCGGTGAAGTCTATTGCTCAGGTGGGTCCGCCTAGCTCAGTGGCGAGTACCTGTCAGCGCTTGGGACGCTCAGGCCGACGGGCGGGGGAGTCTGCCATTATGCGGGTGTACATTTCAGAACCGGAGGTAACGCCCAGTACGCCGATTACGAACAGCCTGTATTTTGATTTGGTGCAGGCGATCGCAATCTTCACACTTTTGCTAGAAGGCTGGTTCGAGCCCCCCATCATCGGACGCCTGCAGCTCTCGACCCTCATTCAGCAGCTTCTGTCTTTGATTGCTCAGCAAAGCGGCGTCAGACCGGACCAGGCTTGGGACTTCCTCTGTCGTACAGGCCCCTTTGCCGCCGTCGATCAAGATATCTTTATGGAGCTGCTGCGGACCCTCGGCCACCACGATCTGATCCAGCAAAGTCAGGATGGCTTGCTTCTACTCGGTATAAAAGGCGAAAAACAGGTTAATCACTATACGTTTTATACAGCGTTCGCCACCCAAGACGAATACCACCTAGTCTCAGATGGCCGAACTCTAGGTTCCTTGCCGGTTCGGTCGCCTTTGGTCGAGGGAATGTTTCTGATTTTTGCCGGTCGCCGTTGGGAAGTGATGAGCGTCGATGAACACCGAGGCAAAGTTGAAGTGATCGGAGCCTCCTCCGGTAAAGCCCCAGATTTTGGAGGTTCTAGCGGTTTTGTACATGATAGATTGCGTCAAACCATGTATAAAATCTATCTCTCGGATCAGATTCCAGGGTTTCTAGATGAAACGGCCCGTGATTTGCTGCAGACGGCGCGGCAGCAGTTTCGCGACCAGGGCCTGCATCAGACTCAGGCCCTGGAAGATGGCCGTAGTACTTTGCTATTCCCTTGGCGGGGGAGCGTGATTACGAACACGTTGTTTGTACAGCTATTGGATCGAGGATTGAAGGTGCAGAACCAAGGGGTGACGCTGAAGGTAAATGGTCTGGATGGGGAAGGGTTGCGATCTCATCTCTTAGAGCTCCTCAACCAAGGCCCCGCTGATCCAGTGGAGCTAGCGGCAGCCGTCAAAAACAAACGCAACGATAAGTACGACCGCTTTCTCAGTGACGACCTGCTCTGTCGCAACTACGCCGCCAGCCACCTCGATGCCCAAGGGGCCTGGAGTGTGCTAGAGGAATTATTGGAATCGATCTAACGCTTTTGAGCAATGTGGAAAGCAGACAGATGTGATAGTGGCAAGCGGCCATCCAAATGCCTTTCTATGTAGCCTCGCAATTCTTGGAATAAGGCGTCCCGCCGCTGCGACTCTAACTTGAGGTAAGGCGAATAGGTTTGCAAGAGCGTTAAATATTGTTCGGCTGTATGGATTACAGAAACTTCGACATACCCAGGACTTATCTTGTCAAAGTGGCCTGAATCAAGTGCGATTTGTCCCAAGTTGTCTAAAATTTTGAGCTGCGTGGGTTTATCCTCGTAACGATCGAGCTCTGGCGCATGAGCTGCGTAGATTCTAGAGAAGTGTTGGTGGACAGCTTGACTGGGCTGAAGTTCCTTATTCCACAGCAGAATCAGAGAGCCACCGGGTTTGAGGGCCTGGGCCGCCTTCTGATAACCCACCTCTGCCGGAATCCAGTGAAAGGAGCTAGCGGCCACAACCGCGTCGAACTGCTCTGCTTGTAAATCCCATTCCTCAAATGATGTGTTCTGAAGCTCGATTTGCGAATAGTTCTGGCAGTTATTGACTGCCAGCCGATAGAAGTCAGGATTCGGCTCCAAGCAGAGCATCGGACATTTCAGGGCTGCAAAACTCAACGTGGCGGTGCCGGGGCCACAGCCTACTTCTAGAAGCTTAGACTCTCTAGACAACTGGGCGATCTCAATGACCTGCTCAATTACAGCCTGCGGATAGCTGGGCCTTGCTTGGTTATAAGCCTCTGCCGCCGGAGAATACCAGCTCTTTCGCTGCTCTAATTCTCTACCCGAGTAGCTGCTGATCAGGCCCATCAGTTTTTCTTTATCCATACTGATGGCTCTGAGTAGAAACGCGCTGTGGTCTAGTGCCAGAGAATCTTTTGGATAACTTTTCGCCTGCTATACATCCGCTTATAGCAGTACCCGGCTGAGTTGGGACAGCCCTTCTTTCGCATAGATGGGGGTCAGCCATTTTTATATCCTAATCAATACGTGTAATGCTGTATTTCAATGTTTCAAGTGCAGATACGACA is a window of Acaryochloris thomasi RCC1774 DNA encoding:
- the rplI gene encoding 50S ribosomal protein L9; translation: MAKRIQLLLNQDVKKLGTSGQLVEVAPGYARNYLIPQGMGVRVTKGVLKQIEFRKAEEVKRIAALKAGAEKQKTALETIGVFSIKEKAGEEDMLFGRVTAIDIADLVQNTSGIELDRRELDIPEIRKLGTYNVDLKLHPEVTATVKIEVLPD
- a CDS encoding Uma2 family endonuclease, which codes for MNTVTLTLEPLVQLTDQQFLKLCHANPDAKLERTASGELVVMPPTGGESGHRNRRLTQQLGNWTDQDGTGESFDSSTMFRLPNGAFRSPDAAWIPLAKWNVLTLEERRTFPPLCPDFVIELRSPSDTLRPLQDKMQEYIDNGTRLGWLLNPQDRQVEIFRQGQQKEVLSSPHQLDGENILHGFVLKLQRIF
- a CDS encoding HNH endonuclease — encoded protein: MDKTPRIPIPVGVRSYVLARDGHQCQSCSQSHVPLEVDHIIPLAKGGPNDISNLHTLCQRCNRKKCDRIDPQFQRRYL
- a CDS encoding KGK domain-containing protein, which codes for MQKNSVILSSCDVISPIGETKSLPYTFKAKELLIDLKDGWARSNQEKLVFSEGFSCHVLRPNGEGWQTGKFRVVIEFCPDSPEEATDEPAAEQASSTESPLDALRQETTQVNGHG
- a CDS encoding KGK domain-containing protein produces the protein MNYSNPKFKPFNDEGTAVSISSNMFKQKELMQYALTAFQDHGLNQLGKMIWDEGRGKFPIDKPENYREAWFTDGLDCEILEPSSQGWQKGKVRFKVTLEFYPDEPEMNESGLDALREPSSYQNQ
- a CDS encoding KGK domain-containing protein, giving the protein MNNSDIQFESLNDSDTTVISMQSNLLKPTELKEFTLEAFRTKGLERLGQIVEERGQGKFPANAGKTWFEKGLECELLSANSQG
- a CDS encoding dynamin family protein, which codes for MTQSVDTNLNLQDQVHQLLELAYQEPDLHSQDVSAIQSSLRKAVSPTFEIVFAGAFSAGKSMLINALLERKLLYSAEGHATGTECQIAYAEQGQERVILTFLSHVEIFEQARLLIQSLGFMIDGTVVGDLKSVQATCQQVIQEEGGESRSDRAKRASALDLLIEGYMHNENYIQPEANATYPMEHFSFSTLQEAAGYARRGANSAVLKRIEYYCHDELLKDGNVLIDTPGIDAPVKKDAELTYDRIRDPDTSAVVCVLKPAETGELTTEETELLETVRSNPGIRNRVFYTFNRIDKTWYNPQLRQRLESILHKQFQNSDRVYQTSGLLGFYGSQIRKTDRSNRFGLDTLFAEEIKGSSAQEEAPLFVTEFNNYCATSGKLIGSPFRPEARGYERPNENYVRILTENGTPLIEQLVKDSGVENFRSAITRYLTEEKRPQLFAALVDDLSPLCQGLRQTYIETWQHFDSQPRNVEAIQEKELRQINPILKKIGDALQTHLEQELTQIAASKNNQAFEGSFIKLQSRMVKQLDELLSSFLVASVHEQAQATHKRHAVVPLLGILAEAFYYLADGLEETLVDASQELVVCFFQHLKEKIQQQDYYSELLRVLGSDSGIEQQLTKLQEQACHAIRNEAKVECDRYVREQPDFYAEGTVSVWQLRQTLQQACGGYDYQSMVDAEPAIRQLLKLDFEQKVQKTVMTAFRPTVNTTLINHLLPVAQELADSILQQQQKARLYLAKTLAAEAEETLKENQRRQEAVRQKIEVYNQSITSVKQSLGIMPLGEQSQKLPEIQESDLALVPAMTASLGDIEPELSLNGVEASPAVISELVTTGQNGWQNSR
- a CDS encoding ribbon-helix-helix protein, CopG family — its product is MLTVRLNEETERQLAELLAHETNANRSDLIKRLIRERWLSLQLGKTIVERRGGHPQHLLTDASPDRSERSNRKQAIANYLQNRHS
- a CDS encoding type II toxin-antitoxin system VapC family toxin, with the protein product MTYHPVILIDSGILFAYYSASDHHHVSVCTFFEQCTSRLLTTPSYITEVMWLLSAQWQTQNEFLLDVAKEIYECATLLPQDFCRIAELNAQYADLPGDFADLTLVALSERLDISAIATLDSDFNLYRRYRKQPFDRVFLPEYS
- a CDS encoding DEAD/DEAH box helicase; protein product: MVAQTSKNTGFDQLHEQVQRWIYAQGWPGLRPIQDAAVSPILSRKSDVIITAATAGGKTEAAFLPVFSQLVTHPGKSIQVIGLSPLKALINDQHRRLAEIGEGLRIPVNAWHGDIASGKKKRVLENPAGVVLITPESLEALFVLRGTQLAELFKDLQYIVIDEMHSFIGSERGRQMQSLMHRVELVVGKRVMRVGLSATLGDMSLAAEFLRPGHGDGVQLIQSGGKDQDIKLQIRGYVKPAFEDDDDVDEVPKDEMDLQPSADAIAIAGDLFKALRGDKNLIFINSRRQVERYADLLRYMSIERRVPNEFLPHHGSLAKELRQEAEDALKAEDRPSNVICTMTLEMGIDVGSVKSIAQVGPPSSVASTCQRLGRSGRRAGESAIMRVYISEPEVTPSTPITNSLYFDLVQAIAIFTLLLEGWFEPPIIGRLQLSTLIQQLLSLIAQQSGVRPDQAWDFLCRTGPFAAVDQDIFMELLRTLGHHDLIQQSQDGLLLLGIKGEKQVNHYTFYTAFATQDEYHLVSDGRTLGSLPVRSPLVEGMFLIFAGRRWEVMSVDEHRGKVEVIGASSGKAPDFGGSSGFVHDRLRQTMYKIYLSDQIPGFLDETARDLLQTARQQFRDQGLHQTQALEDGRSTLLFPWRGSVITNTLFVQLLDRGLKVQNQGVTLKVNGLDGEGLRSHLLELLNQGPADPVELAAAVKNKRNDKYDRFLSDDLLCRNYAASHLDAQGAWSVLEELLESI
- a CDS encoding class I SAM-dependent methyltransferase, which gives rise to MDKEKLMGLISSYSGRELEQRKSWYSPAAEAYNQARPSYPQAVIEQVIEIAQLSRESKLLEVGCGPGTATLSFAALKCPMLCLEPNPDFYRLAVNNCQNYSQIELQNTSFEEWDLQAEQFDAVVAASSFHWIPAEVGYQKAAQALKPGGSLILLWNKELQPSQAVHQHFSRIYAAHAPELDRYEDKPTQLKILDNLGQIALDSGHFDKISPGYVEVSVIHTAEQYLTLLQTYSPYLKLESQRRDALFQELRGYIERHLDGRLPLSHLSAFHIAQKR